A section of the Coleofasciculus sp. FACHB-T130 genome encodes:
- a CDS encoding Crp/Fnr family transcriptional regulator, translating into MQATVEQLSRILVFVDLTLPELERLQPHTQVQHYSQTEIVMQEGDRLPAKLYALLSGSLQVVKTAITGKETILRTLPPGEIFAAPALLGDGIAPATVTAECDSQILTVKRDALLEAIQQTPEIALRMLMVFNSRLQQLHETVHGLVSERAIVRLARLIQYSATRYGTSPAAEGQCLKEKLSYYQMARSIGITYEECVRLFKSLKPVMAYSRGGKITVLDAQKLEAIASGTVNW; encoded by the coding sequence ATGCAGGCAACGGTCGAACAGCTTTCTCGGATTTTGGTTTTTGTAGATTTAACTTTGCCAGAATTAGAGCGTTTACAACCCCACACGCAGGTGCAGCACTACAGCCAAACAGAGATTGTCATGCAGGAAGGCGATCGCCTTCCTGCAAAGCTATATGCTCTCCTGAGCGGTTCCTTACAAGTCGTTAAAACGGCAATAACCGGCAAGGAAACGATTCTCCGTACTTTGCCACCAGGAGAAATCTTTGCGGCTCCCGCCTTATTGGGTGATGGAATTGCTCCAGCAACCGTCACTGCTGAGTGTGATTCTCAGATTCTGACGGTAAAAAGAGATGCGCTGCTAGAAGCGATTCAGCAAACCCCGGAAATTGCCTTACGAATGCTGATGGTTTTCAATTCTAGGCTGCAACAACTCCATGAAACGGTGCATGGATTGGTTTCTGAGCGGGCAATTGTGCGCTTAGCTAGATTGATTCAGTATTCTGCAACTCGATATGGTACCTCTCCAGCGGCGGAAGGTCAGTGTTTGAAGGAGAAGCTTTCTTATTATCAAATGGCTCGCAGTATTGGTATTACCTATGAGGAGTGCGTGCGACTATTTAAAAGTTTGAAGCCGGTTATGGCTTACAGTCGGGGTGGAAAAATTACGGTGCTTGATGCACAGAAATTGGAGGCGATCGCTTCTGGCACCGTTAATTGGTAA
- a CDS encoding glutathione peroxidase, with translation MFPNREGQKVPNVTFRTRRDNEWVNVTTNDLFAGKTVVVFSLPGAFTPTCSSTHLPGYNELARVFHENGVDDILCISVNDAFVMNEWAKSQEAENLTLLPDGNGEFTEGMGMLVDKAELGFGKRSWRYSMLVKDGTIEKMFIEPVVEGDPFEVSDAQTMLNYINPEAAKPQIVSLFTKVGCPFCSRAKVMLKEHGLDYEEIVLGKEITTRSLRAVTGGTTVPQVFIDGKLIGGSEKLEAYLSAR, from the coding sequence ATGTTTCCTAATCGAGAAGGACAAAAAGTTCCCAACGTCACCTTCCGCACTCGCCGTGACAACGAGTGGGTGAATGTGACGACTAACGACTTATTTGCTGGGAAGACAGTGGTTGTTTTCTCTCTACCGGGTGCTTTTACTCCGACGTGTTCATCAACCCATCTCCCTGGCTACAACGAGTTGGCTAGAGTCTTTCATGAAAATGGCGTTGATGACATTCTCTGTATTTCCGTCAATGATGCCTTTGTGATGAATGAATGGGCTAAATCCCAAGAAGCAGAGAATCTAACTCTGCTTCCCGATGGGAATGGTGAATTCACCGAAGGCATGGGAATGCTGGTTGATAAAGCTGAGTTAGGGTTTGGGAAGCGGTCGTGGCGTTATTCCATGCTGGTGAAGGATGGCACGATTGAAAAGATGTTTATTGAGCCAGTTGTGGAGGGAGACCCCTTTGAGGTGTCTGATGCCCAGACAATGCTCAACTATATCAATCCTGAGGCAGCAAAGCCTCAGATCGTTTCCCTGTTCACAAAAGTAGGTTGTCCTTTCTGCTCTCGTGCAAAGGTGATGCTGAAGGAGCATGGGTTGGATTACGAAGAAATTGTCTTAGGCAAAGAAATTACTACTCGTTCTTTACGGGCTGTCACAGGCGGAACAACGGTTCCCCAAGTATTTATTGATGGCAAGTTGATTGGGGGTTCTGAGAAGCTAGAAGCTTACCTCAGTGCTAGATAG
- a CDS encoding class I SAM-dependent methyltransferase: MDKQFQHRMLPQATHDELARQNFVNSLKGYLTSQITPGNKAIYEKRLKPQFEQEHQRSPQDRHEVRRLMQHEPYYRMWGALRRTTQEMMWDSVNTSVDRQLADLIEQAQDKDSPLGSLTLNADLKIPAYHTAVDIHCMPGGYHSEYTENDIAAGAVYDRGVYVYVMGRLGPMNDDLGQSVVRNYLQPQHPNFRPRKILDIGCSVGHSTLPYVDAYPEAEVYAIDVAAPMLRYAHARAEALGKRVHFSQQNGESTDFPDESFDLIVSHILLHEASPPAIANILRECHRLLAPGGLMVHVEAPLYQNMDPYSAFMFDWETQNNNEPWWSAMRDLDLVALTSQAGFEADKITPTVAATGGWKGTSQGGGFGSRGNWFLLVASK; the protein is encoded by the coding sequence ATGGATAAACAATTCCAACACCGGATGTTACCTCAAGCTACCCATGACGAGTTAGCACGCCAAAACTTTGTCAATAGCTTAAAAGGCTACCTGACCAGTCAGATTACCCCAGGAAATAAAGCAATTTACGAGAAGCGGCTTAAACCGCAGTTTGAGCAGGAGCATCAGCGATCGCCTCAAGATCGGCATGAAGTTCGCCGTCTGATGCAGCACGAACCCTATTACCGAATGTGGGGTGCATTGCGGCGTACCACTCAAGAAATGATGTGGGATTCAGTCAATACTAGCGTCGATCGGCAGCTTGCCGATTTGATTGAGCAGGCGCAGGACAAGGATAGCCCTTTGGGTTCTTTAACCTTAAATGCAGATTTAAAAATACCCGCCTATCACACCGCAGTCGATATTCACTGTATGCCGGGTGGATACCACAGCGAATATACCGAAAACGACATCGCAGCAGGGGCTGTCTACGATCGCGGTGTTTACGTTTATGTAATGGGTCGTCTAGGGCCAATGAATGACGACTTAGGGCAGTCTGTGGTTCGCAATTACTTACAGCCGCAGCATCCCAACTTCCGTCCTCGAAAAATTCTCGACATCGGATGTTCCGTCGGTCACAGCACGCTTCCTTATGTGGATGCTTACCCAGAAGCTGAAGTTTATGCGATTGATGTAGCGGCACCGATGCTGCGGTACGCTCATGCAAGAGCGGAGGCTTTGGGTAAGCGAGTACACTTCTCGCAGCAGAATGGTGAGTCTACAGATTTCCCCGATGAGTCGTTCGATCTGATCGTCTCCCATATTTTGTTGCACGAAGCATCGCCACCAGCGATCGCGAATATTCTGCGTGAATGCCACCGACTGCTAGCACCCGGTGGACTAATGGTTCATGTGGAAGCTCCCCTTTATCAAAACATGGACCCCTACAGCGCCTTCATGTTTGATTGGGAAACGCAAAATAACAACGAACCTTGGTGGAGTGCCATGCGCGATCTAGACTTGGTAGCGCTGACTAGCCAAGCTGGTTTTGAAGCAGATAAAATTACCCCAACTGTTGCTGCTACAGGTGGCTGGAAAGGCACATCCCAAGGAGGCGGTTTTGGCAGTCGGGGCAATTGGTTTCTCTTGGTTGCCAGTAAATAA